One Diospyros lotus cultivar Yz01 chromosome 1, ASM1463336v1, whole genome shotgun sequence genomic window carries:
- the LOC127793758 gene encoding pumilio homolog 15-like, producing the protein MERPEDDTFLLELLATSPFPQNQLPSPARYSSSENNLINTLPCLPAAPFPNNTLHANPNTPFGYDLLSMSVLEGEFRRFNLITPSLHSPSSSSSSPSSIGSGRRSPVRQNNSLIGYSLGTGSLSISDDHHYEINAFSRSLRVQSAAMAQNWGNLWQPSFTTGTDNYLHSNGGRRGPVSSMSFNTGTTQSFMYQNRSQSAYGIIGGYQAPVHSNRNRLGPENSFQAMRRSRLEIKLEDCWGKMMYFLANDRRGSKYLEERLGEGKEEEIDMIFTELKGHVRELMVEPFGKQVVRKLFQVSTPEHITQMLLVVFSHKGYLFEICKDSHGSNAMQVLLQRLTTQEQMLIVMRGLLEITEQLCMTLHGHHVIEQCLKSFPDEHKQQLLNVIAHNCVEIAMDKNGCCLLQKCLPAEGEVMDYLMAELTANALTLSANPYGNYVVQHILQLKEPDINANLLARLWGSFVALSTDKYGSNVVEKCLKELEEDQVTQIIEEIIDYPNALAVFQDPHGNYVAQSAYAVSKGALRRKIESLVQSNYPFLHSHPHGKQVLGKVRRGRHERQGNKGSKNIL; encoded by the exons ATGGAGAGACCAGAAGACGATACTTTCTTGCTTGAGCTTCTTGCAACTTCTCCGTTCCCGCAAAACCAACTTCCTTCTCCGGCGAGATATTCTTCGTCGGAGAACAACCTTATTAACACGTTACCATGTTTGCCAGCCGCCCCTTTTCCGAATAACACTCTCCATGCAAACCCTAATACTCCTTTTGGCTATGATCTTCTCAGTATGTCTGTTCTCGAAGGTGAGTTCCGTCGCTTCAATTTAATAACTCCATCTCTTcactctccttcttcttcttcttcttctccttcctccatAGGATCCGGACGTCGCAGTCCTGTTCGTCAAAACAACTCGCTGATTGGATACTCGCTTGGCACGGGCTCTCTCTCCATATCTGATGATCATCACTATGAGATCAATGCTTTTTCGCGTAGTTTGAGAGTTCAATCTGCAGCAATGGCACAGAATTGGGGAAATTTATGGCAACCATCTTTCACTACTGGGACTGATAATTATCTGCACAGCAATGGAGGGCGGCGAGGACCTGTTTCCTCAATGAGTTTTAACACGGGAACAACCCAATCTTTCATGTACCAAAACCGGTCTCAATCCGCCTACGGCATCATTGGCGGTTATCAAGCTCCAGTGCATTCAAACAGGAACCGGTTAGGGCCGGAAAACAGCTTTCAAGCGATGAGGAGATCAAGATTGGAGATCAAATTGGAAGATTGCTGGGGAAAGATGATGTATTTTCTGGCGAACGATCGGCGGGGAAGCAAGTACTTGGAGGAGAGGCTTGGGGAAGGGAAGGAAGAGGAAATAGATATGATTTTCACGGAGCTCAAAGGCCATGTTCGAGAGTTAATGGTGGAGCCGTTTGGAAAACAGGTCGTCCGGAAGCTGTTTCAGGTTTCCACGCCGGAGCATATCACGCAGATGCTTCTCGTCGTGTTCAGCCACAAGGGTTACCTCTTTGAAATCTGCAAAGATTCACATGG ATCAAATGCAATGCAGGTACTACTGCAGCGGCTGACCACCCAGGAGCAAATGTTAATAGTAATGCGGGGTCTGCTGGAGATTACAGAGCAATTGTGCATGACCCTCCACGGTCATCACGTCATTGAACAATGCTTGAAATCCTTCCCTGATGAACACAAGCAG CAACTTCTAAACGTGATCGCCCATAACTGTGTTGAGATTGCGATGGATAAGAATGGGTGTTGCCTACTGCAAAAGTGTTTGCCAGCAGAGGGAGAGGTTATGGACTATCTCATGGCTGAATTAACTGCTAATGCACTTACTCTTTCAGCAAATCCTTATGG AAACTATGTTGTCCAACACATACTGCAACTAAAGGAACCAGATATTAATGCAAATCTATTGGCAAGGCTTTGGGGGAGTTTTGTGGCTCTCTCCACGGACAAATATGGCAGCAATGTGGTGGAGAAATGCTTGAAGGAGCTTGAGGAAGATCAGGTGACACAAATTATTGAAGAGATCATTGATTACCCAAATGCCTTGGCAGTTTTTCAGGATCCCCACGGCAACTATGTGGCTCAATCTGCTTATGCTGTGTCCAAG GGAGCTCTTCGCCGGAAAATTGAGAGCCTGGTTCAGAGCAATTACCCGTTCTTGCACAGCCACCCCCACGGCAAGCAGGTGCTGGGGAAAGTCAGACGGGGCCGGCATGAAAGGCAGGGAAATAAGGGCTCCAAAAATATATTGTGA
- the LOC127812924 gene encoding peamaclein, with amino-acid sequence MKKLFFPALLLLALLLFSSFFEPTMAKSLFCASKCKARCRKAGQKERCLKYCGICCAQCKCVPSGTYGNKHQCPCYRDMRNSKGKPKCP; translated from the exons ATGAAGAAGCTCTTCTTTCCAGCTCTGCTGCTGCTTGCTCTTCtgctcttctcctccttcttcgaACCCACCATGGCCAAGTCat TGTTTTGTGCATCCAAGTGCAAGGCAAGGTGCAGGAAGGCTGGGCAGAAAGAGAGGTGCTTGAAGTACTGCGGGATATGCTGCGCGCAGTGCAAGTGCGTGCCGTCTGGCACTTACGGCAACAAGCACCAGTGCCCTTGCTACCGCGACATGCGAAATTCCAAGGGCAAGCCCAAGtgcccctaa
- the LOC127803503 gene encoding thioredoxin domain-containing protein 9 homolog, translating to MENPKVQEIVEKGVLTVAKAVEDKIDEEIAALDRLDIDDLEALRERRLQQMKKMAEKRSRWMALGHGEYSEIPVEKDFFTIVKASDRIVCHFYRENWPCKVMDKHLSILAKQHIETRFVKLDAEKSPFLAEKLKIVVLPTLALINNAKVDDYVVGFDELGGTDEFSTEELEERLAKAQVICFEGESSHNPSRSSAKTRSVRQSSTSHSSDSE from the exons ATGGAGAATCCAAAGGTCCAAGAG ATTGTAGAGAAGGGAGTCTTGACGGTGGCCAAAGCCGTAGAAGACAAGATCGATGAGGAGATAGCTGCCCTAGATCGGCTGGATATCGACGATCTAGAAGCCCTGAGAGAGCGGAGGCTCCAACAAATGAAGAAGATGGCGGAGAAGCGGAGCCGTTGGATGGCCCTCGGCCACGGCGAGTACTCTGAGATCCCTGTCGAGAAGGATTTCTTCACTATCGTCAAAGCTAGTGATCGCATTGTTTGCCATTTCTATCGCGAGAATTGGCCTTGCAAG GTGATGGACAAGCACCTGAGCATACTCGCAAAGCAGCACATAGAGACACGTTTTGTGAAATTAGATGCCGAGAAAAGTCCATTCTTGGCTGAGAAGCTCAAGATTGTTGTACTCCCAACCCTAGCCCTCATAAACAATGCCAAAGTGGACGATTACGTG GTTGGATTTGATGAGCTCGGTGGAACGGACGAGTTCAGCACGGAGGAACTGGAGGAGAGGTTGGCCAAAGCGCAAGTTATCTGCTTTGAGGGTGAATCATCTCATAACCCATCGAGGTCCAGTGCCAAAACTAGGAGCGTAAGGCAAAGCTCAACTTCACACTCTTCAGATTCTGAGTAA